In a genomic window of Gadus macrocephalus chromosome 9, ASM3116895v1:
- the si:dkey-30c15.13 gene encoding transmembrane protein 253 has translation MTQNMFQEGLYQVFVRETQSERSPPEASDEGDLRDARIRRWFGTVVGSRVCVTGATQAVSALACILSTVTYSCVSFNCSMSMTMPVWSSVFYLGTGALALLLPKKPTKMRVAALMVLNLFSFLLGFSALLSFAVNSVHAVALKTSHQRIGSRVAEGSSITFTGLCLLASLYTLFLTWRGLRRYSAPNSQTYGPVPQHLDNGTSPLLEQAELGL, from the exons ATGACTCAGAACATGTTCCAGGAAGGCTTGTATCAGGTGTTCGTCAGGGAGACTCAGAGTGAGCGGTCGCCTCCTGAAGCCAGCGATGAGGGGGACCTGAGAGACGCAAGGATTCGCCGCTGGTTCGGGACCGTGGTTGGCAGCAGAGTCTGTGTCACTGGG GCGACTCAGGCGGTCTCTGCCCTGGCCTGCATACTATCCACGGTTACCTATTCCTGTGTGAGCTTCAACTGCTCCATGAGCATGACCATGCCGGTGTGGTCCAGCGTGTTT TATCTAGGCACAGGGGCATTGGCTCTACTTCTCCCCAAGAAACCGACCAAAATGCGG GTTGCCGCACTCATGGTCCTCAACCTCTTCAGTTTCCTGCTGGGATTCAGTGCTCTGCTGTCCTTCGCTGTGAACTCTGTGCACGCAGTAGCTCTCAAGACAAGCCATCAG CGGATTGGATCGCGTGTAGCCGAGGGCAGCTCTATAACCTTCACTGGGCTGTGTCTGCTGGCGTCCCTCTACACCCTGTTCCTGACCTGGAGGGGCTTACGACGCTACAGCGCTCCCAACTCTCAGACCTACGGCCCCGTACCACAG CATCTCGATAACGGCACGTCTCCGCTGCTGGAGCAAGCGGAACTCGGCCTTTAG